In Zingiber officinale cultivar Zhangliang chromosome 6A, Zo_v1.1, whole genome shotgun sequence, a single genomic region encodes these proteins:
- the LOC121998579 gene encoding exocyst complex component EXO70E2-like, whose product MAGCVSLAASQVEGRQVVQEETENLSGGVVEVIADLGVQFSNLTTAEEVSIYDIDQQLKGLHNKILNWEPEKSLISDLVRDVDVVLELKEVLGLLHSSSDNEKHNELLIFAESILQIGMARVEDEFVELLAYCYQPLEPGNTSFHSAEDESMDFSSSSFGEETIDSRPNSDVAREPNKVGIATIQHGLISDIVSIANLMSRSNYNKECCQAYVMSRKCALEECLSSLQIEKLSIEEVLKMEWKVLSCMIRRWNRAMYTFVRICVARERQLCDLVFGQLPNSVKQSCFLDIAKSSVLQLLSIVMAIAISPPDPQKLFETLNTFEALKDLLVDMEQFFPEDDGSNVLRECHEVVMRLKESVRRTLEEFKYKIQSNISSTAFAGGGVHHLTKYVMNYIKALSAYSETLNLILEGPHEKEHILLECSGQSSSPLAWHLKLVTAILEENLDHRSQLYQDGSLKNIFMMNNIFYMVDKVKGSDLRSLLGDDWIRARIWKFQMHAREYERTSWSSVISLLREEGICKHNSSSPSVSVLKERFRGFNLAFEEVYKAQTAWIVPNEELREDLRIALSAHLIQAYRTFEGRYATHLDGDRNRERYLKYTPDDLEELLLDLFEGSPKSLQSQRRR is encoded by the coding sequence ATGGCTGGTTGTGTGTCTTTAGCAGCTTCTCAGGTAGAAGGTAGGCAGGTTGTGCAGGAAGAGACTGAAAACCTATCCGGTGGTGTGGTAGAAGTGATTGCAGACCTTGGGGTTCAGTTCTCCAACTTGACAACTGCAGAAGAAGTATCGATATATGACATCGACCAGCAGTTGAAAGGATTACACAACAAGATCCTCAACTGGGAGCCTGAGAAGTCACTGATATCTGACTTGGTACGAGATGTGGATGTAGTCCTGGAGCTTAAAGAGGTTCTTGGATTGTTGCATTCAAGCAGTGACAATGAAAAACACAATGAACTCCTGATTTTTGCCGAAAGCATTCTTCAGATAGGAATGGCAAGAGTTGAGGATGAGTTTGTGGAACTTCTAGCTTACTGTTACCAGCCATTAGAGCCTGGTAACACCTCCTTTCATTCTGCAGAAGATGAGAGCATGGACTTCTCGAGCAGTTCTTTTGGCGAGGAGACAATTGATAGCAGACCAAACAGTGATGTTGCTAGAGAGCCTAACAAAGTTGGTATTGCTACAATCCAACATGGTCTAATTTCTGATATTGTATCCATTGCCAATCTGATGTCTCGATCCAACTACAACAAAGAATGTTGCCAGGCATATGTCATGAGCAGGAAATGTGCCCTCGAGGAATGCTTGTCTTCTCTCCAAATTGAGAAACTTAGCATCGAAGAAGTGCTCAAAATGGAGTGGAAAGTTTTGAGTTGCATGATAAGGAGGTGGAACCGAGCAATGTATACTTTCGTTCGGATCTGTGTTGCCAGGGAGAGACAGCTCTGTGATCTTGTCTTTGGGCAACTTCCAAACTCAGTCAAACAGTCTTGCTTTCTTGATATTGCAAAGAGTTCTGTCCTTCAACTTCTCAGCATTGTCATGGCCATAGCCATTTCACCTCCAGATCCACAGAAGTTGTTTGAGACACTTAATACATTTGAGGCTTTAAAAGATCTTCTTGTGGACATGGAGCAGTTCTTCCCGGAAGACGATGGTTCTAATGTTCTGAGAGAATGCCATGAAGTTGTAATGAGATTAAAAGAATCTGTGAGAAGAACCCTAGAGGAGTTCAAGTATAAAATTCAATCAAACATTTCTTCCACTGCCTTTGCTGGAGGTGGCGTCCATCATCTTACAAAATATGTAATGAACTACATAAAGGCTCTTTCTGCGTACAGTGAGACCCTCAACTTGATTCTTGAGGGCCCTCATGAGAAAGAACATATACTGTTAGAATGCAGTGGGCAGAGTTCTTCTCCTCTGGCTTGGCATTTGAAGCTAGTGACTGCAATTCTGGAAGAAAACCTTGATCACAGATCCCAACTTTACCAAGATGGATCTCTTAAGAATATCTTCATGATGAATAATATCTTTTACATGGTTGACAAAGTAAAAGGTTCTGACCTAAGAAGCCTCTTGGGTGATGACTGGATTCGTGCACGCATCTGGAAATTCCAAATGCATGCACGAGAATATGAGAGGACCTCGTGGTCTTCCGTCATCTCTTTGCTGAGGGAAGAGGGTATTTGTAAGCATAATTCTAGCTCCCCTTCTGTGTCAGTTCTCAAAGAAAGATTCCGAGGCTTCAACCTTGCATTTGAAGAGGTTTACAAGGCACAGACTGCATGGATAGTTCCTAATGAAGAACTCCGTGAAGATCTGAGAATCGCTCTTTCTGCCCATCTGATACAAGCATATCGGACATTTGAAGGTAGGTATGCTACCCATCTGGATGGTGACAGAAACCGTGAGAGATACCTCAAGTACACACCAGATGACTTGGAAGAACTCTTGCTTGATCTCTTTGAAGGTTCACCCAAGTCACTGCAGAGTCAGCGAAGGCGGTGA